A segment of the Bdellovibrio bacteriovorus genome:
AAGGATCATCTTTGCTTACGAGAACTCTTTGCCAGTGGCCTTCACAAATATTGAAAACATGAAGCGCAGCCTGACTCAGTCCATGACGAACTGGGATCGCCTGCCGGAAAAGGACCGCGTTCGCAAGTTCATCCAACTGGTGTCGGATCTGACCAGCACCCAGACACTGGGACATGATACGGTTCCGGTGGCAATCAAGCGCGAATACGTGCGCCCGGGCGCCATCTTTCTGAACCCCACTCTGACGACGGAAGAGGAAAACATCGTCGGCACCCGTGGCGGACACGCCGAAATGATCATCGATGTGAATGAAAACGGTTTCATCCGCTCTTTGTATTCCACCACACCTTCCAAGGTGCGGGAACTGATCACCACGCGCAATCCTTACACCTGGCCGATCAGTCGTCTGGGTGGGTTCCGTGTCTGGAAAACGGCGACATCCCCTGCGGCGAACAATCAGCAGTTTGAAATGGCCGGATGGACCTCTTATGGACGTCCGACCCGCAAGCAGATTTACCAATGGCATGAAAGCATCAGAAAAGAACTGCGCCTCAGACCTCCGACAATCGACGAGCGTATTGATGTGGTCGTGGAAAGCATCTGCAACCTGTGGCAGGGCCGCGTGGATGCGGTGAACGCCGCCTGGAAGGCCGTGCGTGATGCCGGAGGCCGCTGCCCGTCTGCGGGTCTGCTGGATGAACACTCCACCAACCGCCGCGACGCCCGTCTGCGCGAAGCTTACGGTCAGTTGAATGACCTGATGTACTGGCGCAAGAACAACTATGATGTACCTGGTGCTATTGGCGACATCAAGGACGCCAAAGAGGTTCTGACAGCTTGTCATGTGATGACGGGCTTTGCCGCCAACAACGCCTGGGAATTGTTTTTAAAAATGATCGACGGCCATCTGGTCGCCGATGCCCGCTGGAGCCCGGCGGTGCGCTGGGGTGAAACATCCCGCTATGGAGGTCAACAATGTCGCTAGTGACAAGTGCTTTGGTTATGGCGTGTGTGGTCTATGGACCGGCCCAATCCCGCGACAATGTGAACAACTTCAAAATCCTGCAACCGCTGCAGATCCAGGATGGTCGCATCACCACATTGGCTCGCAACCAGATTTCGCAGTTTGAAAGTTATGACTTTAAAATTGAACAATACAATCTGGATCAGTGTCCGAACTCCATCATCGCTCGTGATTCCAAGGGTCGCTATGCTGCGGTCAAAGGGATGTACCGGGCCAATGATGGCACTTCTCAAGGGGTGTTTGTCTTTGACGATGGCAACGACGAACGCTTCAAGGCGCTGATTCATTGTCCTTACCAGTTTCAGCCCTGCGACTCTGGAATCGACGTCATTTCCGGTTGGGAGATCTTCTAAAAACAAAAAGCCGTCGAAAGACGGCTTTTTGTTACTTCTCTTCGATCAATTTCGGAGAAGGCAGTGGTTTGGCGGTCTTCCCGGGAGTGACTTCAGGATTCGCCAGCATGGTTTTAATCCGGTTGGTCAGATCCTGCTTGATCAACAGATACTGCACCATGCGCTCAGGTCCCAACAGGGGCTTGAGCTTGTCGAACTCCTCTTCATTCATTCGACCATAGCTTTGCAGGGACTTGCGATAGCGGGTCAGCTCTTCATCTTTGGATTTTGCCGTGGTGGCTTTGTTCATTTTATCGACGGAAGCCTGCAGCTCCAGATTGAACTGGGCTTTGCGTTTATTGATGTCCCGGACAATTTCAGAGAATTTCTTTTCTTCGGAGGTGTTCAGCTTCAATTCGTCGCTCATTTTCCAGATGAGAAGTTCTTCAAGCTGATTGCGTTTCTCCGCAGCCACAGCCACGGAGAAAGCCGAATTTAGACATATTAGGAATATTAGGAACAGAGTCTTCAGCAGCACGTTGTCTCACCCGAGTCAGGGTGATTAGCGTCCGCTTTCACCCATGATTTTATTGAATTTATCTACAGATAAATTTTCGAATGATTCGCGAGCTACGTCCATAAAAAAGTCAGATTCGCTCTGCGTGCTGATCAAGGTCTGGGAAATCTCCTCTGGGGACAAAAGGGCCTCAGAGACAATACGCTCATGCCCGTCGCTCAGAAGCCCGGCTCTGGTCATCGACTGGTTTACTTTTGACACCTGCGGCATCAAAAGAACAGCGAAGGCCATCAGCGAAGCTACGCCGCTGACGGGATAAAGCCATCCTCGCCAGTGAGAGCGAAGCAGATTCCGCGGAGTCATCAATACCGGAGCCGGTTTGATTTCCACGGTTTCCACCTCTGCCATGATTTTATCATGCAAACGATCGAAGAAATCATCGTTCATGGGCAGTTCCATATCGTCGGCGGCTTTAAGGCCTTTGCGCACTTTATCCATGCGATCCATACGGTCCACGTTGTCCATCGATTCTTATCCTTCTGCTTCCGCAAATCTTTGGTTAACCTCGAGGAAGAAGCCACCTACTTCTTCCGTCCAGTTCTTCAATTCAGCCTGCTGTTCGAATGTCTGACGAAGTTTCATCAGAGCATGTCTGTAATTCGCCTTCGCTGTATCGTATGGGCACTCCATAATATCAGCGATCTCGTTAAAGCTCAGGTCCTCGTACACACGAAGAACAAGGGCTGTTTTCTGCTTGAACGGCAGCTTCTCTACTTCATTTTTAAGTATGTCAGAAACCGCCGTATGGACGAGTGTAGTTTCGGCCTCCGCATCTACAGCCAATTGCACATCGTCGATATCCACGGTGTCGCGTTTCCACTCACGCAGTTTGTTGCGTGCCGTGTTCACGGCGATCTGGAACAACCAGCTCTTGAAAGAAGAACGACCTTCGAAGGTGTTCAGCTTTTCGTAAGCTTTGATGAACGCTTCTTGCGTCACGTCCTCAGCTGTGTCCATGTCCTTTACGAACCGCAAACTCATACGCAGCACACTTCTCTGATGTCGTTTCACGAGTTCGGAAAAAGAACGTCTGTCGCCAGACTTCACTTTTTCTACCAGTTCAAGATCCGTTACGTTTAGATCTCTCTCCATACTTTGACTCGTTTCTGTCTAAATTCGGTTAACGTTCTGAATTTTTTTCCCGAAAGAGCCATTCTGCTCCCCCCAGCACCCGGTAAATTCGCCCCCAAACCCGCGATGCTTACTCTCTTTCACTAATGCAACGATGATGCCTGATTTTGAAGAGTCAAAGTGGCCCTAAATATATGAAACAACTTAGGAATTACGCATTCCGTTATAACACCCATAATCATTTCTTATGGATCAAAACCTGTACTAAGTTTTAAGCAGAGCTGACGGAAGGCAGCAGTTTTATGTCTATATATAGAGGGACTGTAAAATTGGCCAAAGCGGCCCTAGACCAAGGTAATATGAAAAAAAGCCGCAACTTTTTGGGCTGCGGCTTTAAGAATCCCAGGTTTGGAGTGTCTTCAGTAAAGTCTTGTAAGAAGCCAACCCCGGGATAAAAACTGAAATTAAGCGACGATGGTGGTACGGTTACGGCCACCCTGTTTGGACTGGTACAGCGCCTTGTCGGCACGGTCGTACACTTGAGTCCATTCAGTTTCATTTGGAAGCTTGGTGGCAACACCCACGGAGATGGTCACCGGGATCTTCTTGCCTTCAAATGTAAAGTCATGGGCTTCGATCGTCTGACGGATACGTTCGCCCACTTCACCGGCTGTTTTGGATGGAGAACCGGAAAGCAGCAGCACGAACTCTTCACCACCGTAACGGGCAAAGAAGTCGTTGGAGCGAATCAGCTTGGTGATCACGATACGGCACAGTTCCTTCAGAACATAGTCACCGCCCGGATGCCCGTAGCTGTCGTTGATCTTTTTAAAGTGATCGATATCGAAAGTCACAAGACTGAAGGGCTCGTTCAGAACTTCGGCGCGTTTCATCGCTTCAGGGCCCTTGTCCAAAAGCGCCCCTTTGGAATGAGCACCCGTCAATGCATCCTTCTGCGCACGATCGTACATCGCCGCATTGGTCATGGCTTCGATGCTGCCTTTTTCAAGGAACTTGAAGATCACGTTGCCGGTTTTGATCTGATCATTGTTTTTCAAAAGGCACGATGCCAGTGGCGGGATCACCTGACCATTCACAATGGTTTTATTGGTGGAACCCAAATCGATCACGGACACTTCACTGCCATTGACAGCGAACTTTGCGTGAGAGCGGCTCAAACTTTTATCATCAATGTAGACTTGGCTTTCCACAGAGCGGCCGATGACAATGTCACTGGCCGTGATAGGATATTGTTTACCGACGTAGCCCGGAGGGCCGATCAAAACAACAATTGCCGGCGGAACATCATCCGCCTCTTTAAGACGACCCTTGAAAGTGTCGCTGGCAACAATACTGGTTTTTTCTAAGTTGTCTGAATTGTCATCGTTGTGAGCCATAGGAAAAAGTATAAAACTTCCCCCCGTCACCTGACAATCAAGCTTTCTTCAATTTCTCTTTCGCTAGTCTCTTGCCCAGCTCGACACCCGGCTGATTGAAGGCGTCGATTTCCAGGTAATCTCCAAGCCCCGCAACCACAAGCTGCCAGAACATAAACATGTAACCCAAAGAGTGTTCATCTAGGACTTTAGTCTTAAGAGTCATCGTGGAAACACCACTCTGATTCAAAGCCTCCTGCGTGGCCAAACCTTCTGCCCGCAAAAGTTCACCCATCGTGCGACCTTCAAGGTCCTGAGTTTCTTTGAACTGAGCTTTCTTGATGCGCAAAGAACCCGCCTCGGATTCCTCCACACGCTGGAACACAACGAACTTATCTTTGGTTCCTTCCATCACCTGCTGCAAAATCGAATGCTGATCCGAAGCCCCGACAGCAGACATCGGCGTGCTCACACGCGGAGCCGGTTTCCCCGCACGAGTTTCAGGTTTCCCCAATGACTCGGCCCAAAGCTGCTGATACCAAGCTCCGAAAGACTTCATACGAGAATTGTAAATCCAAAGCAGAGTGATCCATTCTTCACGCTTATAACTTTGCGCCACTTGCGCCATCGTCTGAGTCACAACTGCCGTGTCATTCAAAGCGCGCATCGCCCCGACACGGAACTTCTCAAGATCCAACCCCAGGAACGCCGCCGGCATCATCCCCACCGGAGAAAGCACCGAGAAGCGCCCCCCAACATCCAAAGGAATTTCACAAGTAGGAATAGAATGCTTGCGAGCCCAAGCCATCAAACTGCTGTCTTTGGTTTCAGAAATAACCACACTGTGCTTGGGAAGATTCAGTTTCTCTTCCGTGTAAATCTGATCCACAAGCTCCAAAGCACACAAAGACTCAATCGTAGTTCCGCTCTTGGAAATGAAAACCCAAGCAACCTCTTTCAGGTCCCCCAGCTCTTCAATCAAAGTCTCAAACTCCAGAGCATCCACATTGTCGACAAAGAACATATTGCGAGCACAGAACACTTCCGCAATCACCCGAGTCCCCAGCGAACTACCACCAAGACCCACGATAACAATCTTCTTAAATTTCTCTGCCAGCTCAGTCCCAACTTTATAAGACTGCTGCCACAAAGAAACCCGCTCCATCACCTGCGGAAAGCCAATCTCTTTACGCTGCAAAAACAACTTCAAAGACTCCTGACACTTCACCAAAACAGATTCATCAATTTTATGAAACGAATGCGAAATCTCCAACATACGTGCATCTCTTTCTAAGTTAAAAACCGATCCCACCCGCGGCGCTCCCAAAGGGAGCCAGCCCCCACGCGGCGCCCGAAGGGCCAGCCAGAAACCAACGGAAAATAAGCGGGTGATCAAAACAGTCCGAGCGCAAGGCGGAGGGGCGCCCTCGCAGCGCAGGCGTGCTCCAAGCACGTCGAAGCGAGAAGGCGACCCGACAACGCAGTCGATCGGGCTGTTTTCATCGCCCGCCTAGGAAATAGCTACGTCTTCTTCGATTTTGTGGTAACCCTTCCACTCCTTCAATCTGCCTCGCGGCCGACCTCCGTCTTCAGGGTATTCGATAAGAACATAGGTTAGTTTCGTGATCTTTCCCAAGGACACAATATCCAAAGAAGTGATCTCAGTCCATGTTCCCGTATTGAAATATTCTTTATTCTCTGACCACTGGCGATACTGGTACACGTGCGTGTGACCAAAGATGACTGTGTGCACACGGTCATCCCCCAGGATTTTACGCGCCGATTCACTTAAATCCGGAAAGATGGCGCTTTCCGCAATCACCTGAATGATACGCTTCAAAGGCCAATGACGGCGCGGATCCTTTACCAGGATGCTTTTCAGGAAATATCCCATGGCCATAAAGAACGCGCGAACCATTGTTCCGGTTTCGTTCAGGAAAGCCCAGCGGACCATTTTGCCAAAAGGACGGATCTTGTCGACATGGGGGTAGTGTTGTTTGATTTTCAACACGACTTCCAGGAAGAAATGGGATCCAAACGGCAGGTTGAGGATCGGTTCCACCAGATCCTTTTTCAGGAAAAACTTTTTGGGGTCCATACGATTGGCGGCCTCATGCATGTGGCCGTGTTCGATATGAACTCCATCAAAGAAATAGACGATGTTTTTAAAACGAATTGGCGTCCCGATGACCTGATTCAGGTAAGCGCGGCAGGCGGGCCACAGCATCCCTTGATCGTGGTTGCCGACGATATAGGTGATGGTGTTACCGGGTTTTGCGGCGAATTCGGCCAAAGCAGTAAAGACAGCTTTATGCCCGTTCACGCAGTCTTTCAGAATTTCCAAGGTGACGGATTCGGTGATCACTGAAAGGAAGTGGCCCTTGTAATCACACTGCAGGAAGTTCAGGAAGTCCCCGTTGATAATCAGTTCGACTTCATAGTCACGATAGACACCGGTGGAATAGAAGTGGATGAATTCCACCAGCTTTTCCCCGTAATAGAATTCTTCGAGTGAATTGATTCCGCCTTTTTCCAACAGGCGGCCCTTCCCCAAATGGAGATCACTGACGATGATCTTGATTTTTTTCACGGGAGCAGGTTTCGCGACGGCGGTGCCCTCGCTACTTTCTACCTGGGAAGCGGACTCCATACTACTCAGCTTTCTTCAACGGAACGAGATTCTCTTCTTTCGCCTCCAGGTTCGTCAAAGCCAAACGCAGTGCGCGCTCGGTTCGTTTGACTTGATCCTGGTTGGCCTCGATCGTCTTGTTAAGCTCAAGACATTTCTTACGGTAATTATCGAGTTCCTGAGAGAGCTGATCAATCTTTCTTTTTTGTTCTAAAATATACTCATCTTTGGACCGAACAAGGGCGGACTTTTCCGCACGGAGCAACTCCAGGCGGTTTTCCAGTTCCCGTTCGCGGACGCGGATCTTTTTGAAGTCAGATTTTAGTCTAGTTTCAAGTTCTTCAACCTTGATGCGCGCCTTGGCAACCTCGTTCTCTTTGTACTGAAGGTTCCCTTTCAGGATCAGGATCTCGCTTTGCGCGGATTCCTGCATCTCGGTTTTTTCTTTTTCAATTTCAGAAATACGGACGGTCAGGTCATCAGTGCGGGAACGAATGATTTCACCGGCCGAAGCCAGCTCTTCATTTTCGCCACGCAGGTGTTCCACTTCGCGTTCAAGCTCCAGGATGCGCTGCTGCGCCAGCTTCAGGTTTTCGGCCTGAGCCAGGCTGGCATCCACGGAAGTCATCACGTTGGCGGCCCCACGGCTGCCACGGAAGTTTCCGACGCTGACTTTGACGTCCACTTCGGGCTGGGATTTGCGTGAACCCACACGGGCGTTGGCAAAACCTTCAACCGCCACGGTTTTATCCGCATCAGTACCGCCCACAACAGAGCTGGTGGCGTTGAAATCCTGTTGGATGGAAACGGTTTTGTCTTCACCGGCAGGTTGCGAGCTGAACACCGGACGAGTGGAATCATCATCCATCGCCGACACAGGCATCGCATCCAGATCATCCGCAGACTGATAGCCCGCCTCCGCAGAAGGACCGTTGTAACGTTCCTCTTCGCCCACGGAAGGACCCATCATGAAACGCTCAGAAGGCGGCAGATCGCCGAAGCCTTCGGGCATTTCAAAATCGTCGGAATCGGATGACTCCACTTCAGGAATCTCCGGAGTGTTGTAAGAACCATCGTAAGAACTTTCATTGGACTCTGCGGAATATTCCGCGCCACCGACAAACTCTGAAGAGTCGATGTCTTTGGCAGCATCTTTCCCAAGTCCCTGTTCCAGACTGTCCCAGATGTTTCCGCCCACGGCCGTCGCATCCAGACGGTTTTCGTCTGTGGCAAGAGCAGGCAGCCCATTATATTCCTCGCCTGTATCGTTCGCACGATACGAGGACTCGGATTGAATCTCCTTGAGATCATCCATCAATGACTCAATCAGATTCTCTGCGGCTGAAGATTTCTTTTTCTTTTTGCTCATGTCTAAGGGAAATATCGGAATTTTCCGGACTTCCCTTTAAGTATAAAACAAAGCCGGATCAATATCAGGATCTAGGTCCGGGGTGTCTCGTATTGAGATCGTCTTTCTCGGATTTCCGGGCTTTTTGCAGACGGTCCAGCACGAAGAAGGCAACGATAAACAAACCAAGAGGGATGATGATCACCAACAGGTTCAAAAACTTCTGTGGAAGTTCCATAGGGTCTCCTTTTGATGGCGACCCTACCATCCATAAACTTCCGCCAAATCAGCGGAACCCGGTTTACTATTTAGTTTTCACTATCATAGCCTCCGCTGTTCCGTTTGTCTGCGATTTTCGGTCAAACTATGGATCCCTTATTCCATCATATTCGGACGAATCTTTAACTGAGCCTTTACTGCCCTGTAATGCGTCCGACAATTTTTAGCTGCGTCCACTTTAACTGGGCTTGAGACATATTCATGTTTTTGTAAAAACACCGTTACGTTAATATAAACAAAGGATAGTTGCATGTCTGTTGAAGTCCTCTCTCTTGAGTTCAGTGAAAGAATGGCGGGTTTTTTTGTGGCGAAGAAATTCACGCTGCAGCCCTCGTCACCGCTTGCACAATCTGACTTTCAAAAAGAATCCGAACGCTTTGATAAACTTCCTTTTGAATTCAATCTGCAGATTCATGTGCCGGACCTGGCCAAGTTTCACGCCGACAACAGCACCCCTTCCAAAGTTTCCGGCACCGTGACTGACATTCGCTTTGGTGATGAGCTTCCCATTCTGGAAGGCCATTTTCATCTGTTCACCCGCCCGGCCGCCAGTCCCAACATGGATACCGCGAAAGAAATGCACTACACGTTGTTCTTCCAGGACCGTGAAGAAAAAAAGTGGACCTTGTTTGGCTTTAAAGACGTGATCAAAGAAGACGCCCGGGAAATCTGGGAGCAAACCACAACTTTGTATTTCTATTTGTGGGAAGGCCATTCCACCTATGAAAACTTTGGGGAAAAGAAGGTTCAGGGGGTGGGTATTCTGCGCATCTCTTTAAAAGACTTCATCAAACAGATGGGAAGCTTCAAAACCAATGCAGCGAACTCTTTGGAAGACAAAGAGGCTATCTTGAAGTACTTCAAATCCTTCCTGGGAAATCTTTGGGAGGTCTATGCTCCGTTCATCTTTACCACCTCTTCGGCGCGCTGGAATGAACATATTTATCCGCCCCACACCACGCAAGGTGTGGCTTTGGGGGAAAAGACCCTGCACCCGCTGGACACCCGCGACGGCCTGAGTATTTCGATTCAGCGATTCAACTGCGGGCCACAAAAAGATGTGGTGTTGCTGCTGCATGGACTGACAACGTCAACCGATATGTTCATCATGCCGGAACATGAAAATCTGGTGAATCACCTGCATGGCGCGGGCTACACCGACGTGTGGTCCCTGGACTGGCGCGGAAGCGGCAGATTTAACTACAACCTTTCACCGCACGGCTACACCATCGATGATATCGCCAAATACGATATTCCCCGCGCCGTGGAATTCATCCGGGAACTATGCGGAAACGACGTGCGCATCCATGTGGTCGCCCATTGTGTCGGCTCATTGGCATTTATGGCCTCTTACGCCGCCGGATATGTGACGAATATCGCAAGCATTATTTCCAATAGTGTGTCGTTGACTCCGCAAGTGCGCTGGCAATCCATGCTGAAAATGATGGTGGGTCCTGAAATCTTTGAAACGGTGTTTGGCTATGCCTATGTCAGTCCACGCATCCCTTACATGCCCGGCCGGGCCTTTGGCAAATGGCTGTACTGGATGGAAAGATCCCTTCGCAGTGAATGCCGCGAGCCCGCTTGTCATATGGTGAGCTTCATGTGGGGCTGGGGTTTTCCGGCAGTTTACAACCATCGCAACATTCATCCGGTGACTCATCGTCGTCTGATGGACCTGCTCGGCGGAACAAGTTTCCACTATCATAAGCACATCCGCAAAATGCTGCTGGCTCGTCATTCGCTGTCGTTTGATGGTCAGATCAACTACCTGGAAAAAATGAAGCTTCAGGAAATGCCGCCCACGCTGCTGATTTCCGGGGGCGACAATCACATCTTCCCCGGATCAAATAAAAAGACCTATGAAGAATTAAAGACCACAAAAAACGCCGACCGGGTTCAATACAAAGAGTTTTCCCAGTACGGGCATCAGGATGTTTTCATGGGACAGTACTGTCACACCGAGGTTTTCCCGCAACTGGTGGAATTCCTGAAACAGCATTCTTTGCAACAAACTCCGGCCGCCGAAAAGCCGAAACTGCGCATTGCCTGAGGTTCTATGAAATTGGATTATGATTATATTGTGATCGGCTCTGGTTTTGGTGGTTCCGTCATGACCTGCCGCCTGGTCGAAAAAGGCTACAAGGTCTGCCTGATGGAGCGAGGCCGTCAGTGGAAGATTGGCCAGTTCCCTCGGCGCCCCCACGATGTTCAACAGCGCATGTTCTGGGATCCCGAAGATCAAAAGTACGGGCTGATGGAATTGCGGGACACTCCCGAAAGCGACGTGCTGTCACTGACAGCCAGCGGACTGGGGGGTGGCAGTCTGATTTACGCGAACGTGCTTTACCGCATGCCTGAAAGATTCTTTCAAGGCTGGCCGAAGATTTACAATCGTAATACTCTGGATCCTTTTTACGACCGCGTTCTGCACATGATGGAGGCGAAGCCCTACCCTTATGAAACGCAGAACTATTACAAGGCCACACCCAAGACCGCACTTTTGAAAAGACTGGCGGAAGAAATGCCGCCTCCGCCGGACTCCGTCGGGAAACCCAGTTTCACTTTGCCGCCCCTGGGGGTGCGATTTGAGGGAAGCTTTCCCGGACATCAAACCCACAACATGCACGGGGCTTTGCAGTCCAAATGCAACAAGTGTGGCGACTGCGATATCGGCTGTAATATCAATGCCAAGAACTCTTTGGATCTGAACTATATCTTCCGGGCCCGAAATCTGAAAACGGCCGGGGAACCCGCTGACATTCGCACCCACGCGGATGTCGTGCGCATCGAACACTGCGGTGATTACTACAAGGTGACTTATGTCATTCCGGAATTCCCACAGCAGGAAACAACCTTCACTGCGAAGAATGTGATTTTGTCAGCCGGTTCCATTGGATCAACATCCCTGCTGTTGAAAATGAAGAAGCAGGGTCACCTGCCGAAGTTGAACATCTGGCTGGGCAAAAAATGGAGCGGTAACGGAGATTTGCTGGGTTTGATTTTTGGATCCCGCGAAAATATTGATGCCACCAACGGCCCGGTCATCACGGGTGCCATCGAATACAATTTCAAAGACTATGAGGATGGTTATCACCATGGAATGTATCTGCAGGAGGCCGGATTTCCGGTGGGGTTCGCCTGGTATCTTTCCGGGAAAATCCCTCAACTGCCTGGCATTCGTGGACTGGGGACCTTGTTCGCTCACAGTATCAAGAAGTACATCTTCAAAATTCTGAATATCGAAAGCCGTGATCAGATCAACGTCGGAGATGAGTTCGCGCAGGCCATTGATCGCGCGGATTTCACCAAACGCTGCTTTGTGCTTTTGGGCATGGGAAGAGATAAACCCGACGGAGAAATCCGTCTGCGTTCCGACGACCAGGCCATCATCAAATGGAAGATAGATGGCAGCAAGCTGCACTTTGATCGTCTGCGCACACAAATGAAGAAAATCGCCGAGCGCATTGGCGGTGTTTTTGTCGACAATCCGCTGACTCACTTGAACAAGGTCGTGGCCGTTCATCCACTGGGCGGCTGCCCGATGGGAGAAACAGCGGACACCGGCTTCGTCAATCCACTCGGGGAAGTGTTTGGATATAAAGGTCTTTACGTGGTGGATGGCAGCATCCTGCCCACCTCCACCGGACCGAATCCTTCCCTGACCATTGCGGCAGTTGCTGAATACATCGCAGAACAGATCCCAAACAAGGTAACCACAAAAAACAAAGAGACCCAGGAAGCCTAGGTGTCTTTGCTTTTAAGCTGTTTCGTTTAAATCAGTTCCAGTCCTGATAGTCATCGGCACCACCACTGCTATCCCAGTTCTCGTCGGAAATAGTCAGTGTGATACCAAACAATCGCTCGCCCCAGTAGCTCGTACATTCAAATTCGTAGTCATAGAAGTAATCAGCGACTCTTTCGTTAACTGTACCAAGGACAGCATTCTGTCTGTCTGCTGCTGAAAGATTATTGGTAACCATAAAATTTACACGAAACGAACCATAATAGCGGACTGAGTTTGAAGAAGGCAAAATGTAGCTGCTGCTTGTGGCTACACTAGTAAGGAAGT
Coding sequences within it:
- a CDS encoding RNA polymerase sigma factor; the encoded protein is MERDLNVTDLELVEKVKSGDRRSFSELVKRHQRSVLRMSLRFVKDMDTAEDVTQEAFIKAYEKLNTFEGRSSFKSWLFQIAVNTARNKLREWKRDTVDIDDVQLAVDAEAETTLVHTAVSDILKNEVEKLPFKQKTALVLRVYEDLSFNEIADIMECPYDTAKANYRHALMKLRQTFEQQAELKNWTEEVGGFFLEVNQRFAEAEG
- a CDS encoding diguanylate cyclase; this translates as MAHNDDNSDNLEKTSIVASDTFKGRLKEADDVPPAIVVLIGPPGYVGKQYPITASDIVIGRSVESQVYIDDKSLSRSHAKFAVNGSEVSVIDLGSTNKTIVNGQVIPPLASCLLKNNDQIKTGNVIFKFLEKGSIEAMTNAAMYDRAQKDALTGAHSKGALLDKGPEAMKRAEVLNEPFSLVTFDIDHFKKINDSYGHPGGDYVLKELCRIVITKLIRSNDFFARYGGEEFVLLLSGSPSKTAGEVGERIRQTIEAHDFTFEGKKIPVTISVGVATKLPNETEWTQVYDRADKALYQSKQGGRNRTTIVA
- a CDS encoding glucose-6-phosphate isomerase, whose product is MLEISHSFHKIDESVLVKCQESLKLFLQRKEIGFPQVMERVSLWQQSYKVGTELAEKFKKIVIVGLGGSSLGTRVIAEVFCARNMFFVDNVDALEFETLIEELGDLKEVAWVFISKSGTTIESLCALELVDQIYTEEKLNLPKHSVVISETKDSSLMAWARKHSIPTCEIPLDVGGRFSVLSPVGMMPAAFLGLDLEKFRVGAMRALNDTAVVTQTMAQVAQSYKREEWITLLWIYNSRMKSFGAWYQQLWAESLGKPETRAGKPAPRVSTPMSAVGASDQHSILQQVMEGTKDKFVVFQRVEESEAGSLRIKKAQFKETQDLEGRTMGELLRAEGLATQEALNQSGVSTMTLKTKVLDEHSLGYMFMFWQLVVAGLGDYLEIDAFNQPGVELGKRLAKEKLKKA
- a CDS encoding metallophosphoesterase, coding for MKKIKIIVSDLHLGKGRLLEKGGINSLEEFYYGEKLVEFIHFYSTGVYRDYEVELIINGDFLNFLQCDYKGHFLSVITESVTLEILKDCVNGHKAVFTALAEFAAKPGNTITYIVGNHDQGMLWPACRAYLNQVIGTPIRFKNIVYFFDGVHIEHGHMHEAANRMDPKKFFLKKDLVEPILNLPFGSHFFLEVVLKIKQHYPHVDKIRPFGKMVRWAFLNETGTMVRAFFMAMGYFLKSILVKDPRRHWPLKRIIQVIAESAIFPDLSESARKILGDDRVHTVIFGHTHVYQYRQWSENKEYFNTGTWTEITSLDIVSLGKITKLTYVLIEYPEDGGRPRGRLKEWKGYHKIEEDVAIS
- a CDS encoding alpha/beta hydrolase is translated as MSVEVLSLEFSERMAGFFVAKKFTLQPSSPLAQSDFQKESERFDKLPFEFNLQIHVPDLAKFHADNSTPSKVSGTVTDIRFGDELPILEGHFHLFTRPAASPNMDTAKEMHYTLFFQDREEKKWTLFGFKDVIKEDAREIWEQTTTLYFYLWEGHSTYENFGEKKVQGVGILRISLKDFIKQMGSFKTNAANSLEDKEAILKYFKSFLGNLWEVYAPFIFTTSSARWNEHIYPPHTTQGVALGEKTLHPLDTRDGLSISIQRFNCGPQKDVVLLLHGLTTSTDMFIMPEHENLVNHLHGAGYTDVWSLDWRGSGRFNYNLSPHGYTIDDIAKYDIPRAVEFIRELCGNDVRIHVVAHCVGSLAFMASYAAGYVTNIASIISNSVSLTPQVRWQSMLKMMVGPEIFETVFGYAYVSPRIPYMPGRAFGKWLYWMERSLRSECREPACHMVSFMWGWGFPAVYNHRNIHPVTHRRLMDLLGGTSFHYHKHIRKMLLARHSLSFDGQINYLEKMKLQEMPPTLLISGGDNHIFPGSNKKTYEELKTTKNADRVQYKEFSQYGHQDVFMGQYCHTEVFPQLVEFLKQHSLQQTPAAEKPKLRIA
- a CDS encoding GMC oxidoreductase, translated to MKLDYDYIVIGSGFGGSVMTCRLVEKGYKVCLMERGRQWKIGQFPRRPHDVQQRMFWDPEDQKYGLMELRDTPESDVLSLTASGLGGGSLIYANVLYRMPERFFQGWPKIYNRNTLDPFYDRVLHMMEAKPYPYETQNYYKATPKTALLKRLAEEMPPPPDSVGKPSFTLPPLGVRFEGSFPGHQTHNMHGALQSKCNKCGDCDIGCNINAKNSLDLNYIFRARNLKTAGEPADIRTHADVVRIEHCGDYYKVTYVIPEFPQQETTFTAKNVILSAGSIGSTSLLLKMKKQGHLPKLNIWLGKKWSGNGDLLGLIFGSRENIDATNGPVITGAIEYNFKDYEDGYHHGMYLQEAGFPVGFAWYLSGKIPQLPGIRGLGTLFAHSIKKYIFKILNIESRDQINVGDEFAQAIDRADFTKRCFVLLGMGRDKPDGEIRLRSDDQAIIKWKIDGSKLHFDRLRTQMKKIAERIGGVFVDNPLTHLNKVVAVHPLGGCPMGETADTGFVNPLGEVFGYKGLYVVDGSILPTSTGPNPSLTIAAVAEYIAEQIPNKVTTKNKETQEA